A window of Candidatus Binataceae bacterium genomic DNA:
GGTCTGTCCACTCCCATCAGCAGATATCAGGTCGAGGTTCATCGGATGATGCGTCAATCGGGTGAGCCTTCGATCAGCAACGACTAATCGTAATTTTCCGATCTTTCGTAAGCCGGCTCCCGACGTTGTTCGAGGGAATCTTCTCTATTTCCGCCGTTTTGCGAAATCCGCCGACTGGCATGGAACATGTTTCTCTATCCTCTCATGAGTGCGACAGAAGAGGAATCAGTGAACCCCACCACCCAGCAGAGCCGTATCCCGCAAATCGATCCGGAGCGTGCCAGCGAAAAAACCAAGCGATTGCTTGGACGAGTGCGGACGAAACTCGGCCTGATTCCAAATCTGTTTCGCGTCCTCGCGAATGCACCGGTGGCGCTGGAGGGTTATCTCAATTTCAGTGAGGCGCTGGCCGGCGGAGCGCTCGACAACAAAATGCGCGAGCAAATCGCCCTGGCAGTGGCCGAAAGCAATCTCTGTCCGTACTGTCGCAGCGCACACGCGTTTCTGGGTGAGAAGGCCGGGCTTTCCACCGAGGAAATCGCAGACGCGATCCGCGCCAGGGCAGCGGATCGTCGCACCGATGCGGTTCTGAAGCTCGCGCGAATCATCATCGTTCAGCGAGGTGAGGTCAGCGACGCGGAGCTCCAACGCGCCAGGGCTGCGGGTCTGACCGACGGGGAGCTCGTCGAGACGGTCGCCAACATCGCGCTAAACATCTTCACCAACTACATAAACCATGTCGCGCGCACGGCGATCGATTTCCCGGAAGCAAAAGCCTTGGGTGCCGCGGAAGAATCGGAGACGTAACACCTCCGTTCACTCAAGTAACGACTCGAACATGGCTTCCTGTGCCCCAGCAATGATTGTTTCTAAGGAGAATGACCGATGCCCGAGGTTGAAAAGTATGAAAACCTTGTCCTTGGCAGCGGGGCCGCAGGTAAGCTGCTGACCTGGACTCTGGCTGGCGCAGGCCATCGTACTGCCGTGGTCGAACGCGGACCTCTGGGGGGAGCCTGTCCGAACGTCGCCTGCCTGCCCAGCAAAAACATCATTCAGTCCGCGAGAGTTGCTTCCCTCGCCAAACGAGGGGCCGAGTTCGGGCTCAATTTCAATTCGTTGAGCATCGACATGGAGAGCGTCCAGCGGCGCAAACGGTTGATGGTGGAAGGCCTGCAGGAGTTCCACC
This region includes:
- a CDS encoding carboxymuconolactone decarboxylase family protein; protein product: MNPTTQQSRIPQIDPERASEKTKRLLGRVRTKLGLIPNLFRVLANAPVALEGYLNFSEALAGGALDNKMREQIALAVAESNLCPYCRSAHAFLGEKAGLSTEEIADAIRARAADRRTDAVLKLARIIIVQRGEVSDAELQRARAAGLTDGELVETVANIALNIFTNYINHVARTAIDFPEAKALGAAEESET